A stretch of the Porites lutea chromosome 12, jaPorLute2.1, whole genome shotgun sequence genome encodes the following:
- the LOC140953713 gene encoding uncharacterized protein, whose product MIGVTRRILDSIFADLGPRHLTHEVLSTLMAEVTAIVNARPLIPVPSDPDMPEILTPATLLTQKSESLKAMPRNITQQELYSKQWRQVQHLANVFWARWRREFLPMLQPRRKWQQEAKNLQEGDLVLLCSNDLPRNCWPLARITRAHVSADGKVCKVELVTAKDGSVTTYTRPVNEVILLRSESDFKKMETSVG is encoded by the coding sequence ATGATAGGGGTGACCCGAAGAATCCTGGATTCCATTTTTGCAGACCTTGGACCCAGGCATCTTACTCATGAGGTTCTCTCAACGCTGATGGCTGAAGTTACAGCAATAGTGAATGCGAGACCCCTAATACCAGTTCCGTCGGACCCAGACATGCCAGAGATTCTCACACCTGCCACCCTACTCACACAAAAGTCTGAAAGCCTGAAGGCGATGCCACGAAATATCACTCAACAAGAACTATACAGTAAGCAGTGGAGACAAGTCCAGCATCTGGCAAATGTTTTCTGGGCCCGATGGCGCAGGGAGTTTCTGCCAATGCTCCAGCCGAGAAGAAAGTGGCAGCAAGAAGCAAAGAACCTGCAGGAAGGAGACCTGGTCCTCCTCTGCTCTAACGATCTCCCAAGAAATTGCTGGCCCCTTGCTCGGATAACCCGAGCCCATGTCAGTGCAGATGGCAAAGTGTGTAAGGTGGAGCTAGTGACAGCCAAAGATGGATCCGTTACGACCTACACAAGACCAGTAAATGAAGTTATTCTGCTCAGAAGTGAGAGTGATTTTAAGAAGATGGAAACCTCAGTTGGATGA